The Ruania halotolerans genome contains the following window.
ATGCGCCACCGTGGTGACCATGCCACGGACCTCGGGCCGGTCGTCCTTGACGACTGTGTCGCCAATTCGCTTCAGGCCGAGGGAACGCAGTGTGTCACGCTGGTTCTGCTTGCCGCCGATGGCGGACTTCTTCTGAGTCACCTTGAGTTGGCTCATCAGGCGACCCCCGCCTTCGTTGCCGACTCAGCACCGCTCTCGGCCGCACTGTCCTTGGCACGACCCTCTGCCTGCGCGCGCAGTAGCGCTCGCGGAACAACGTGGTCGAGCGGAAGTCCGCGACGCGCGGCGACAGCCTCCGGCTGCTCGAGCGCCCGCAGACCCGCCACTGTGGCGTGGACGATGTTGATGGCGTTGGCCGAACCCAGCGACTTGGTGAGAACGTCGTGGATCCCGGCGCAGTCCAGCACGGCGCGCACCGGACCACCGGCGATAACCCCGGTACCCGGGGAGGCGGGACGCAGCAGCACGACTCCGGCTGCCTCCTCACCCTGCACGGTGTGCGGGATGGTCTTCTGAATCATCGGAACCTTGAAGAAGTTCTTCTTGGCCTCTTCGACGCCCTTGGCAATGGCCGCAGGTACTTCCTTGGCCTTGCCGTATCCGACGCCGACCGTGCCTTCACCGTCGCCGACGACGACAAGAGCCGTGAAGGAGAACCGCCGTCCACCCTTGACGACCTTGGAGACGCGGTTGATCATCACCACGCGCTCGACGTAGGTGTTGCGGTCTGCGTCACGACGGTTGTCACCGCCGCGGCGGTCACGGCGCTCGTTCGAGCGCTCGCCACCGGCGCCGGCGGACGAACCTGTCCTGCTGCGCTGCGGTGCAGCCATCATGCGATCCTTTGCTCGTTGGTCTGCTGGACGGAGGTCACAGGGACAGCCCTCCCTCGCGGGCGCCGTCGGCGACTGCCGCAACCCGTCCGTGGTACTTGTTGCCGCCACGGTCGAACACTGCAGCGGCGAAACCTGCCGACTTCGCCCGCTCAGCGACGAGTTCGCCGACCCGGCGGGCCTTGGCGGTCTTGTCGCCATCAGCAGCTCGTACGTCGGCCTCTAGAGTGGAAGCGGACGCCACGGTGACTCCTGCGGTGTCGTCAACCAGCTGGGCGACGATGTGCCGCGCCGACCGGTTCACCACCAGACGGGGGCGCTCGGTGGTGCCGTTGATGCGCTTGCGCACCCGCAGGTGACGACGCGCACGTGCGACGCGCTTGCCTGACCCCTTAATGGACACAGCCATGGCTACTTACCAGCCTTTCCGACCTTGCGGCGGACCTGCTCGCCCGCGTAACGCACACCCTTGCCCTTGTAGGGCTCAGGCTTGCGGATCTTCCTGATGTTCGCCGCGACCTCACCGACCACCTGCTTGTCGATTCCCGAGACGGAGAACTTGGTAGCCGACTCGACCTGGAAGGTGATTCCCTCC
Protein-coding sequences here:
- the rpmD gene encoding 50S ribosomal protein L30 — protein: MSQLKVTQKKSAIGGKQNQRDTLRSLGLKRIGDTVVKDDRPEVRGMVTTVAHLVTVEEVD
- the rplR gene encoding 50S ribosomal protein L18 encodes the protein MAVSIKGSGKRVARARRHLRVRKRINGTTERPRLVVNRSARHIVAQLVDDTAGVTVASASTLEADVRAADGDKTAKARRVGELVAERAKSAGFAAAVFDRGGNKYHGRVAAVADGAREGGLSL
- the rpsE gene encoding 30S ribosomal protein S5, with the translated sequence MAAPQRSRTGSSAGAGGERSNERRDRRGGDNRRDADRNTYVERVVMINRVSKVVKGGRRFSFTALVVVGDGEGTVGVGYGKAKEVPAAIAKGVEEAKKNFFKVPMIQKTIPHTVQGEEAAGVVLLRPASPGTGVIAGGPVRAVLDCAGIHDVLTKSLGSANAINIVHATVAGLRALEQPEAVAARRGLPLDHVVPRALLRAQAEGRAKDSAAESGAESATKAGVA